One Kribbella sp. NBC_00662 genomic region harbors:
- a CDS encoding DMT family transporter: MHSRLSTRRAFLYVVIAAIAWGTGGPTGALLTQHAGLTPTATSFWRLTTAALWLALARRLSGRGAARPHFTATPLRHLFSGAGLALCQLGYFIAIPRVGVGIATVIALGAAPILITLATRERLTKSILVALIGLTLLTFTTGQANLTGVAAALASAAGYSATTILNRHTPDPLTTAFLGFLVGAAFLLPFAALPTTPLGWLLIAYFGLIPTALAYTLFYTGLRALETSTASVVALLEPVVATAIGVALFNQHPTTMSLVGGGVLLLAITQSHSDARPSADDL; this comes from the coding sequence ATGCACTCTCGTCTCTCGACCAGACGCGCCTTCCTGTACGTCGTCATCGCCGCCATCGCCTGGGGAACCGGCGGCCCCACCGGCGCACTCCTCACCCAACACGCCGGCCTGACGCCCACAGCCACGTCCTTCTGGCGCCTGACCACGGCCGCCCTCTGGCTGGCCCTGGCTCGCCGCCTGTCAGGCAGAGGAGCCGCCCGCCCGCACTTCACCGCAACCCCACTCCGCCACCTATTCAGCGGCGCCGGCCTGGCCCTCTGCCAACTCGGCTACTTCATCGCCATCCCCCGAGTAGGCGTCGGCATAGCGACTGTCATCGCCCTGGGCGCCGCCCCCATCCTCATCACCCTCGCAACGAGAGAACGCCTCACCAAGTCCATCCTCGTCGCCCTCATCGGCCTGACCCTCCTGACCTTCACCACCGGCCAAGCCAACCTCACAGGCGTAGCAGCAGCCCTGGCCTCAGCAGCCGGCTACTCAGCAACAACAATCCTCAACCGCCACACCCCAGACCCGCTAACCACAGCATTCCTCGGCTTCCTAGTAGGAGCAGCCTTCCTACTCCCCTTCGCCGCCCTACCCACCACACCCCTCGGCTGGCTCCTGATCGCCTACTTCGGCCTGATCCCCACAGCCCTCGCCTACACCCTCTTCTACACAGGCCTAAGAGCCCTCGAAACCTCCACCGCATCCGTAGTAGCCCTACTGGAACCAGTAGTTGCCACCGCGATAGGAGTAGCACTCTTCAACCAGCACCCCACAACGATGTCCCTCGTAGGCGGCGGAGTGCTCCTGCTAGCAATAACCCAAAGTCATTCCGATGCTCGACCCTCTGCGGACGATCTGTAG
- a CDS encoding LuxR C-terminal-related transcriptional regulator: protein MSDLSQFSPWLAEILRDAYRTLSYLPDGQRRKLFNQWRVTMGTIAPVDSFYVAFFRDEQYLVLPYVYDAPEERSPGHQIYGPDRLAAWIKGNAKPYCYRMDDGLLLHRGFSFGDEERLSRDAIAVPLLQPSAHGAAVIGLASMQSYQSGVYDGEVVRAFQWLADGVVRALVREQEDIARESTLFGREALASGPVSVVDVLEAFGQQLEQLRGEIIRMVDGGLSDPQTVLRDLHGLRDRCERAQAEMNDLLMRPSAEARTFLELLTSREREVALLLADDLTNEEIARQLSITVSTVKTHVTRILDKLGVRQRAAVIAKLRPYG, encoded by the coding sequence ATGTCTGATCTCAGTCAGTTCTCGCCGTGGCTCGCCGAGATTCTTCGGGATGCGTACCGGACGTTGAGTTATCTGCCCGACGGCCAGCGGCGCAAGCTGTTCAACCAGTGGCGCGTGACGATGGGCACGATCGCCCCTGTCGACAGCTTCTACGTGGCGTTCTTCCGCGACGAGCAGTACCTCGTACTGCCCTACGTGTACGACGCGCCCGAGGAGCGGTCTCCGGGGCACCAGATCTACGGGCCCGACCGGCTCGCTGCCTGGATCAAGGGGAATGCCAAGCCCTACTGCTACCGCATGGACGACGGCCTCCTGCTCCACCGAGGCTTCTCGTTCGGCGACGAGGAGCGGCTGTCCCGGGACGCGATCGCGGTTCCGTTGCTCCAGCCGTCAGCGCACGGAGCGGCGGTCATCGGGCTCGCCTCGATGCAGAGCTATCAGTCCGGCGTCTACGACGGCGAAGTCGTCCGGGCATTCCAGTGGCTGGCCGACGGCGTCGTCAGAGCATTGGTCCGCGAACAGGAGGACATCGCGCGCGAGAGCACGTTGTTCGGTCGCGAGGCGCTGGCGTCCGGACCGGTGTCGGTCGTGGACGTGCTCGAGGCGTTCGGCCAGCAGCTGGAGCAGTTGCGCGGCGAGATCATTCGCATGGTCGACGGTGGCCTGTCCGATCCGCAAACCGTACTGCGTGATCTCCACGGCCTGCGGGATCGTTGCGAGCGAGCGCAGGCCGAGATGAACGATCTGCTGATGCGGCCGTCGGCCGAAGCCCGCACCTTCCTGGAACTCCTCACCTCGCGGGAGCGCGAGGTCGCACTGCTCTTGGCGGACGACCTGACGAACGAGGAGATCGCACGGCAGCTGTCGATAACGGTGTCCACGGTGAAGACTCACGTGACCCGGATTCTGGACAAGCTCGGCGTGCGTCAGCGCGCTGCCGTGATCGCGAAGCTCCGGCCCTACGGGTAG
- a CDS encoding peptidoglycan DD-metalloendopeptidase family protein, whose protein sequence is MEADVMGIFTARPRARRTSLLAALIVGLTTVAAQPAHAVPTFHAPWDAGVRMAVGNPAGSGGGGFYGHNSYDYYAVDINKPNGADDCGMNVRAAAGGTVVYSAWDSGGGGNLIAINHGDGYLTVYQHLQDRSVSTGNTVTASQVIGHIGTTGNSTGCHLHFVLRSGAGSNPGPWSGTAIPPSPMSGVALVAPGSYVTSDNTPFPAAWGGVGGSSFYGSDTLPAGQQLNQNQYLLSTDRRFALLLQADGNLVLYSGTAIWSSGTSGATRLVMQTDGNLVLYNGNTPVWQSLTSGSGAAHLTIQSDGNLVVYNSSNGAPKWWTGTGGRGGTTAYGSAVLPAGNQLNASGSDYLGSADLRYALLMQSDGSIVLYGPGYHVLWAVQTPGATRLVMQADGNLVSYAVNTPLWFTGTGGTAMAHLTVQNDGNAVVYRDSDNAVLWQSATNGQI, encoded by the coding sequence ATGGAGGCCGATGTGATGGGGATTTTCACGGCGCGACCACGCGCGCGACGTACGAGTCTGCTGGCCGCGCTGATTGTAGGTCTGACGACGGTGGCCGCCCAGCCGGCGCACGCAGTGCCGACCTTTCACGCACCCTGGGACGCAGGCGTGCGGATGGCCGTCGGCAACCCGGCGGGCAGTGGCGGCGGAGGCTTCTACGGCCACAACTCGTACGACTACTACGCCGTCGACATCAACAAGCCGAACGGCGCCGACGACTGCGGCATGAACGTACGAGCAGCCGCGGGCGGCACTGTCGTCTACTCCGCATGGGACAGCGGAGGCGGCGGCAACCTGATCGCGATCAATCACGGCGACGGCTATCTGACCGTGTACCAGCACCTGCAGGACCGATCCGTGTCCACTGGCAACACGGTGACTGCGTCTCAGGTCATCGGACACATCGGTACGACGGGCAACAGCACAGGCTGTCATCTGCATTTCGTGCTCCGCAGCGGCGCCGGCAGCAACCCGGGCCCGTGGAGCGGTACGGCGATCCCGCCGAGTCCGATGTCAGGCGTTGCCCTGGTCGCACCCGGTAGCTACGTAACCAGTGACAACACTCCGTTCCCCGCCGCATGGGGTGGCGTCGGTGGCAGCTCGTTCTACGGAAGCGACACTCTGCCCGCGGGCCAGCAGCTGAACCAGAATCAGTACCTACTCTCCACCGACCGCCGATTCGCGCTGCTGCTGCAGGCCGACGGCAACCTCGTCCTGTACAGCGGAACCGCGATCTGGAGCTCCGGTACGTCGGGCGCCACCCGGCTGGTCATGCAGACCGACGGGAACCTGGTCCTCTACAACGGCAATACGCCGGTCTGGCAGAGCTTGACCAGCGGCAGCGGCGCGGCGCACCTGACGATTCAGTCGGACGGCAACCTCGTCGTCTACAACAGCTCGAACGGCGCACCGAAGTGGTGGACCGGAACGGGCGGCCGCGGCGGCACCACCGCCTACGGATCAGCCGTCCTGCCGGCCGGCAACCAGCTCAACGCCTCGGGATCCGACTACCTGGGTTCCGCGGATCTGCGCTACGCCTTGCTGATGCAGTCCGATGGCAGCATCGTGCTTTACGGACCCGGCTACCACGTCCTCTGGGCAGTCCAGACGCCCGGCGCCACCCGGCTGGTCATGCAGGCGGACGGCAATCTGGTGAGCTACGCCGTCAATACACCGCTCTGGTTCACCGGGACCGGCGGGACCGCTATGGCGCATCTGACCGTCCAGAACGACGGCAACGCCGTGGTCTACCGGGACTCCGACAACGCTGTCCTCTGGCAGTCCGCGACCAACGGTCAGATCTGA
- a CDS encoding sigma-70 family RNA polymerase sigma factor gives MDMDADDWLATRFEQNRDRLRAVAYRILGSEPEAEDAVQETWIRLSRSDTATIDNLGGWLTTVVGRICLDMLRSRRGRPELPVGDHSPVLADDVVPDPELEAVQADSVGLALLVVLETLSPAERLAFVLHDLFAVPFEDIAPIIGKSPAAARQIASRARRRVRGTPEPTSVDVVRQQEVVSAFLAAARNADFSALLEVLDPEVVLRADATAAERGMAGSISGHDRVARAFTGRAQAAKLVLVDGMPGLVWMQRGEPVVVFSFTVVDGRVATIELRGDADYLQTVDLVSLQG, from the coding sequence ATGGACATGGATGCGGACGACTGGCTCGCGACACGGTTCGAGCAGAACCGGGACCGCCTGCGGGCTGTCGCGTACCGGATCCTAGGCTCTGAACCGGAGGCGGAGGACGCGGTCCAGGAGACCTGGATCCGGCTCAGCCGCAGCGACACCGCCACGATCGACAACCTCGGCGGCTGGCTGACCACGGTCGTCGGGCGGATCTGCCTCGACATGCTGCGCTCCCGCCGCGGCCGGCCCGAGCTCCCGGTCGGCGACCACTCCCCTGTGCTCGCGGACGACGTCGTACCCGATCCCGAACTCGAAGCGGTGCAAGCGGATTCGGTCGGTCTCGCGCTGCTCGTCGTACTCGAGACGCTGTCCCCGGCGGAGCGGCTGGCGTTCGTATTGCACGACCTGTTCGCCGTACCGTTCGAAGACATCGCGCCGATCATCGGTAAGTCACCGGCGGCCGCACGACAGATCGCGAGCCGCGCCCGACGGCGGGTCCGCGGTACGCCGGAACCGACCAGCGTGGATGTGGTTCGGCAACAGGAAGTCGTCAGCGCATTCCTCGCCGCCGCACGCAACGCGGACTTCTCGGCGTTGCTCGAGGTGCTCGATCCCGAGGTCGTACTGCGTGCCGACGCCACCGCCGCGGAACGCGGAATGGCCGGGAGCATCTCCGGACACGACCGCGTCGCGCGGGCCTTCACCGGACGGGCGCAGGCGGCGAAACTCGTACTGGTCGACGGCATGCCCGGGCTGGTGTGGATGCAGCGTGGCGAACCCGTCGTTGTGTTCTCTTTCACGGTCGTCGACGGGCGTGTCGCGACGATCGAACTCCGCGGCGATGCCGACTACCTGCAAACCGTCGATCTGGTGTCGTTGCAGGGCTGA
- a CDS encoding pyridoxamine 5'-phosphate oxidase family protein, protein MTAPPRPLPVRKQDMLRRFETDVDAWVSTASLDGTPYLMPLSFLWSDDTLLLSTSVTNPTARNLQANPQLQLTIGEFRDVIHITGTAAVADVTDAEGESFATKAGFDPRPLPNYPFFRVTPTKIQAWREVNELKDRVLMDKGIWLV, encoded by the coding sequence ATGACGGCACCACCCCGCCCGCTGCCGGTACGCAAGCAGGACATGCTGCGCCGCTTCGAAACGGACGTCGACGCGTGGGTGTCCACAGCCTCGCTGGACGGTACGCCGTACCTGATGCCCTTGTCGTTCCTGTGGTCCGACGACACCCTGCTGCTCTCCACATCCGTCACCAACCCGACCGCCCGCAACCTCCAGGCGAACCCACAGCTACAGCTGACCATCGGGGAGTTCCGCGACGTCATCCATATCACCGGAACCGCTGCGGTCGCAGATGTCACCGATGCCGAGGGCGAATCCTTCGCGACCAAGGCCGGCTTCGACCCGCGCCCCCTGCCGAACTACCCGTTCTTTCGCGTCACCCCCACGAAGATCCAGGCCTGGCGAGAGGTCAACGAACTCAAGGACCGAGTTCTGATGGACAAAGGCATCTGGCTCGTCTGA
- a CDS encoding aldo/keto reductase — MAAAQGVAQYSVIQQHSSYLWPNPPSLQHVSRHGTAHYQHAGVEHFDYLSEHPDVTLVAYQALLTGSYTRPDRPFSAQRGYAHPTAYVRYQTLRQIAQDLGATPNQVVLTWLLHHNVIPLIGASSLEQLEEALAALDIELDADLVDHLDNA, encoded by the coding sequence ATCGCAGCTGCCCAGGGCGTCGCGCAGTACTCCGTCATCCAGCAGCACTCGAGCTACCTCTGGCCGAACCCGCCCTCACTGCAGCACGTAAGCCGTCACGGCACTGCGCACTACCAGCACGCGGGCGTCGAGCACTTCGACTACCTGTCAGAGCACCCCGACGTGACGCTCGTTGCCTACCAGGCTCTACTCACGGGCTCCTACACCCGTCCGGACCGCCCGTTCTCCGCCCAGCGCGGCTACGCGCACCCGACGGCCTACGTCCGCTACCAGACTCTCCGCCAAATCGCCCAAGACCTCGGCGCAACCCCCAACCAGGTCGTGCTGACCTGGCTCCTCCATCACAACGTCATCCCACTGATCGGGGCGTCGTCCCTCGAACAGTTGGAGGAGGCACTGGCGGCGCTAGATATCGAGCTCGACGCCGATCTGGTGGATCACCTGGACAACGCCTGA
- a CDS encoding AraC family transcriptional regulator, which yields MDQLSEVFELVNVRGVVSGGFAVRGRWVSRGELQESLKFIAVIAGRARLRADGADGADGADGTDEAVELEPGDVAILNGRSWMELSGGSGDGPVHEIAPEEAGRLTAADWTTDDVILGGRIDLNEAGRTLLLEALPPVAHVRASPTTGANLRGSLHRLFDEVAGDRIGSTFAIRQHAQLVLLEVLRAYVEQADLPPGWLRVLTDDRLRPALTLMHSQPDKLWGLNELAQAGAMSRTSFAERFRDVAGMPPRTYLSRWRMMLAQRALRDADVTVGSLATELGYASESAFSTAFKREVGESPLRYRYRVRDQALSR from the coding sequence ATGGATCAGCTGTCCGAGGTGTTCGAGCTCGTCAACGTCCGGGGTGTGGTGTCGGGCGGGTTCGCCGTCCGCGGACGCTGGGTGTCCCGGGGTGAGTTGCAGGAGTCACTGAAGTTCATCGCGGTGATCGCCGGCCGGGCGCGTCTGCGCGCCGACGGCGCTGATGGCGCTGACGGCGCTGACGGCACCGACGAAGCAGTCGAGCTGGAGCCCGGCGATGTCGCGATCCTGAACGGCCGGTCGTGGATGGAGCTGTCGGGCGGGTCCGGCGACGGACCGGTGCACGAGATCGCTCCTGAGGAGGCGGGCAGGCTCACCGCGGCCGATTGGACGACCGACGACGTGATCCTCGGTGGTCGCATCGATCTGAACGAGGCCGGGCGGACGCTGCTGCTCGAAGCGCTGCCGCCGGTCGCGCATGTGCGGGCCTCCCCCACGACCGGCGCCAACCTGCGCGGCAGTCTCCATCGGCTGTTCGACGAGGTCGCCGGCGACCGCATCGGCTCGACGTTCGCGATCCGGCAACACGCGCAGCTGGTGCTCCTCGAAGTACTCCGGGCGTACGTCGAACAAGCCGATCTGCCGCCGGGATGGCTGCGCGTCCTGACCGACGACCGCCTCCGCCCCGCCCTCACCCTCATGCACTCGCAGCCCGACAAGCTCTGGGGGCTGAACGAGCTGGCGCAAGCAGGCGCGATGTCTCGTACGTCGTTCGCCGAGCGGTTCCGCGACGTGGCCGGCATGCCGCCGCGCACGTACCTCAGCCGCTGGCGAATGATGCTCGCCCAACGCGCTCTCCGCGACGCCGATGTCACCGTCGGGTCACTCGCGACCGAGCTCGGGTATGCCTCGGAGAGCGCATTCAGTACTGCGTTCAAACGCGAGGTCGGCGAGTCACCACTGCGCTACCGCTACCGGGTCCGCGATCAGGCGTTGTCCAGGTGA
- a CDS encoding SDR family NAD(P)-dependent oxidoreductase, with the protein MTQTRQHPIGTGFTAASTADDVLAGIDLTGKNAIVTGGHRGLGLETTRALCKAGATVTVAVRNPTSAAAALEGIDRVEASELDLLDPKSIDAFVDRYLATGRPLHILINNAGIMAGPLVRDARGYESQFATNHLGHFQLTLGLLPALRAARGARIVNVTSGGHRLSDIRWDDPHFNHDYDPLLAYGQSKTANVLFAVELERRWSQYGIHAFAVHPGIVVTTNLGPHLPEGETRIPWLTTEDLQAMDLLDASGNQIVDPARERKTPAQGASTTVFAATNPQLQSYGGTYLKDNEVSLLDEPTPINFTDHDVRSYVVPHALDPHSAERLWTLSEKLIKH; encoded by the coding sequence ATGACCCAAACAAGACAGCACCCCATCGGCACGGGTTTCACCGCCGCCTCGACCGCGGACGACGTACTCGCCGGCATCGACCTGACCGGCAAGAACGCGATCGTCACCGGCGGCCACCGCGGCCTCGGCCTGGAAACGACCCGCGCCCTCTGCAAGGCCGGGGCGACCGTGACAGTTGCCGTTCGCAACCCCACGAGCGCCGCCGCGGCGTTGGAGGGGATCGATCGCGTCGAGGCCAGTGAGCTGGACCTGCTCGACCCGAAGTCGATCGACGCCTTCGTCGACCGCTATCTCGCGACCGGCCGGCCGCTCCACATCCTCATCAACAACGCCGGCATCATGGCCGGCCCGCTCGTCCGCGACGCGCGCGGCTACGAATCGCAGTTCGCCACCAACCATCTCGGGCACTTCCAGCTGACCCTCGGTCTACTTCCTGCGCTTCGAGCAGCCCGTGGCGCCCGCATCGTCAACGTCACCTCCGGCGGTCACCGCCTCTCCGACATCCGCTGGGACGACCCGCACTTCAACCACGACTACGACCCGCTCCTCGCCTACGGTCAGTCGAAGACCGCCAACGTCCTGTTCGCGGTCGAGCTGGAGCGCCGGTGGTCGCAGTACGGCATCCACGCGTTCGCCGTACACCCCGGCATCGTCGTCACCACCAACCTCGGCCCCCACCTCCCCGAGGGCGAAACCCGCATTCCCTGGCTGACCACCGAGGATCTCCAGGCGATGGACCTGCTAGATGCCTCCGGCAACCAAATCGTCGACCCCGCACGCGAACGCAAGACCCCGGCACAGGGCGCCAGCACCACCGTCTTCGCCGCGACCAACCCGCAGCTGCAGTCCTACGGCGGCACCTACCTCAAGGACAACGAGGTCTCCTTGCTCGACGAGCCCACCCCGATCAACTTCACCGACCACGACGTCCGCTCGTACGTCGTCCCCCACGCTCTGGACCCACACTCCGCCGAGCGTCTATGGACGCTCAGCGAAAAGCTGATCAAGCACTAG
- a CDS encoding tyrosine-type recombinase/integrase, translating to MVARLLGEYRELYGTGRAGEVFINEAGTPLRRTLFRARIWRPSLVRAGLLGWVAADGDKFRGTWPTPGGDETELFETKAQAVKAVSRHADGGLRFHDLRHSYASWLITSGVPVPDVQRVMGHERPTTTLMIYTHVQGGSQERVLGALAAFRCLTRAETRRAGTRLVLGSRSDLHVLRVGDTGFEPVTSSV from the coding sequence ATGGTGGCGCGGCTCCTGGGGGAGTACCGCGAGCTGTACGGCACCGGCCGGGCCGGGGAGGTGTTCATTAACGAGGCGGGCACCCCGTTGCGCCGGACGCTGTTCCGGGCGCGCATCTGGCGTCCGTCGCTCGTCCGGGCCGGACTGCTCGGCTGGGTCGCAGCTGACGGCGACAAGTTCCGTGGTACTTGGCCGACCCCGGGCGGGGATGAGACCGAGTTGTTCGAGACCAAGGCGCAGGCAGTGAAGGCGGTGTCACGCCACGCCGATGGCGGGCTGCGGTTCCACGACCTACGGCACTCCTACGCGTCGTGGCTGATCACCTCGGGTGTGCCGGTTCCCGACGTACAGCGGGTGATGGGGCACGAGCGGCCGACGACGACGCTGATGATCTACACGCACGTCCAGGGAGGCTCTCAGGAGCGGGTTCTAGGCGCTCTTGCTGCTTTTCGCTGCCTGACGAGGGCTGAAACGAGAAGAGCGGGGACCCGGCTGGTGCTGGGTTCCCGCTCTGACCTGCACGTACTTCGGGTGGGCGATACTGGGTTCGAACCAGTGACCTCTTCGGTGTGA
- a CDS encoding CGNR zinc finger domain-containing protein, with product MTFSHDTEQALGTLVRLVNTMPGPNSQVDSLETLEELEKFVQEREFSAVDTLTEKDLAEVRDLRPLFAPVFTTDSDASAATMINAIIARGTSTPRLTNHDGHPWHIHYSRAGASLACRITVECGIALAQVISAGERERLRRCEAPDCDDALIDLSRNRSKRYCDARTCGNRLHVAAYRERRKASGE from the coding sequence GTGACTTTCTCGCACGACACCGAGCAGGCGCTCGGCACGCTGGTCCGGCTCGTCAACACCATGCCCGGACCGAACAGCCAGGTCGACTCGCTGGAGACGCTCGAGGAACTGGAGAAGTTCGTCCAGGAGCGGGAGTTCAGCGCGGTCGACACGTTGACGGAGAAGGACCTGGCCGAGGTTCGCGATCTGCGGCCGCTGTTCGCGCCGGTGTTCACCACGGACTCCGACGCGTCCGCGGCGACGATGATCAACGCGATCATCGCCCGCGGTACGTCGACTCCGCGGCTCACCAACCACGACGGGCACCCGTGGCACATCCACTACTCCCGCGCCGGCGCGTCGCTGGCCTGCCGGATCACGGTGGAGTGCGGGATCGCGCTTGCTCAGGTGATCTCCGCCGGCGAACGCGAACGCCTCCGCCGCTGCGAGGCGCCGGACTGCGACGACGCCCTCATCGACCTGTCGCGGAACCGCTCCAAGCGGTACTGCGACGCCCGCACGTGTGGCAACCGTTTGCACGTGGCGGCCTACCGCGAGCGCCGCAAGGCCTCGGGAGAGTGA
- a CDS encoding aminotransferase class IV — protein MRIWLNGALLDDEATVSPLDHGLTTGDGVFETIKIENGRPFAVRRHLERLVRSAVGLGLPTPDVAAIEAGIEAVVEPGMSFGRLRITYTGGVSPLSSDRGTSGPTILVATQEIKRPSATSAIVTVPWIRNERSAVAGLKTTSYAENVRALAYAKERGGSEAIFANTIGNLAEGTGSNIFCVYDGELVTPTLESGALAGVTRGLVLEWFGGVERDVPLEQLFEAEEIFLTSTTRDIQGIHRVDDRELTAPGTITAQVAKIFADRSAGEPNP, from the coding sequence ATGCGTATCTGGCTCAACGGCGCCTTGCTGGACGACGAGGCGACGGTCTCGCCGCTCGACCACGGGCTGACCACCGGCGACGGCGTCTTCGAGACGATCAAGATCGAGAACGGCCGGCCGTTCGCCGTACGACGGCATCTCGAGCGACTCGTCCGGTCGGCGGTCGGGCTCGGCCTGCCGACGCCGGATGTCGCCGCGATCGAGGCCGGCATCGAGGCTGTGGTCGAGCCCGGGATGTCGTTCGGGCGGCTGCGGATCACGTACACGGGTGGTGTCTCACCGTTGTCGTCCGATCGCGGTACGTCCGGGCCGACGATCCTGGTCGCGACCCAGGAGATCAAGCGGCCGTCCGCGACGTCGGCGATCGTCACGGTCCCGTGGATCCGCAACGAACGCAGCGCGGTCGCCGGCCTGAAGACGACGTCGTACGCCGAGAACGTCCGCGCGCTCGCCTACGCGAAGGAACGCGGCGGCAGCGAGGCGATCTTCGCCAACACGATCGGCAACCTTGCCGAGGGCACCGGCTCGAACATCTTCTGCGTGTACGACGGTGAGCTGGTCACGCCGACGCTCGAGTCGGGCGCGCTCGCGGGCGTGACGCGGGGCCTGGTCCTGGAATGGTTCGGCGGCGTCGAGCGCGACGTACCGCTGGAGCAGCTGTTCGAGGCGGAGGAGATCTTCCTCACATCCACGACTCGCGACATCCAGGGCATCCACCGCGTCGACGACCGAGAGCTGACCGCTCCGGGCACGATCACCGCGCAGGTGGCGAAGATCTTCGCCGACCGCTCGGCCGGCGAACCCAACCCGTAA
- a CDS encoding zinc-binding dehydrogenase: MTDFVPVPVGWADEEALGLVLNWATALGALRSLGRVKAGDTVLINAAAGGVGQAAVRIAKYYGATVIATASAGKHDVVRRVGADRVIETAELGTEVADGSVDVVLESVGGETFRRSVEVARRVTGKVIVIGVAGGEASISNWELNFKHPVQVIGHHLTTFIQYAPDLFADVMTELGRLIDAGVYPPGKPTVYDLADGPKVLAELEAGVTVGKLALRP, translated from the coding sequence ATGACTGACTTCGTGCCTGTGCCGGTGGGGTGGGCGGATGAAGAGGCGTTGGGACTGGTGTTGAACTGGGCTACTGCGCTTGGTGCGCTTCGGTCATTGGGGCGGGTGAAGGCCGGCGACACGGTTCTGATCAATGCGGCTGCTGGTGGGGTTGGGCAGGCTGCGGTGCGGATTGCCAAGTACTACGGGGCGACGGTCATCGCGACGGCGTCGGCTGGCAAGCATGACGTCGTACGGCGGGTTGGGGCGGATCGGGTGATCGAGACTGCTGAGCTCGGCACCGAGGTGGCTGACGGCAGCGTCGACGTGGTGCTCGAGTCCGTGGGTGGTGAAACGTTCCGTAGGAGCGTGGAGGTGGCGCGGCGGGTGACGGGGAAGGTCATCGTGATCGGGGTCGCGGGTGGGGAGGCGTCGATCAGCAACTGGGAGTTGAACTTCAAGCATCCGGTGCAGGTGATCGGTCATCACCTCACCACCTTTATCCAGTACGCGCCGGACCTGTTCGCCGATGTGATGACCGAGTTGGGCAGGCTGATCGACGCGGGCGTGTACCCGCCCGGCAAGCCGACCGTCTACGACCTGGCCGACGGTCCGAAGGTGCTCGCCGAACTCGAGGCCGGCGTCACCGTCGGCAAACTCGCGCTCAGGCCATAA
- a CDS encoding formylglycine-generating enzyme family protein, whose translation MLVDVPAGLIFLRDDRLGRRWHVNLPAFRLARYPVTVDDVPLTGVSWYDAVALCNQMSVDAGLPVAYEISGLSVSCDWDSPGYRLPTEAEWQWACTAGVPAYRYGELDEIAWYAENSGGRPHAVGEKAANAWGLHDMLGNVWEWCWDLYDPDTYGQYRIFRGGGFADPERSVGSTVRRRSHPTFAIEDLGFRVAQSVMA comes from the coding sequence ATGCTGGTCGATGTACCTGCCGGCCTCATCTTCCTTCGCGACGATCGCCTGGGCCGGCGCTGGCACGTCAACCTGCCCGCGTTCCGCCTGGCACGCTACCCGGTGACTGTGGACGACGTACCGCTCACCGGCGTCAGCTGGTACGACGCCGTTGCCCTCTGCAACCAGATGTCCGTCGATGCGGGGCTCCCGGTCGCCTACGAGATCTCCGGCTTGTCGGTGAGCTGCGATTGGGACTCTCCGGGGTATCGACTGCCGACGGAGGCCGAGTGGCAATGGGCGTGTACGGCGGGCGTACCGGCGTACCGCTATGGGGAGCTCGACGAGATCGCCTGGTACGCGGAGAACTCCGGCGGGCGGCCGCATGCCGTAGGCGAGAAGGCTGCCAACGCGTGGGGACTGCACGACATGCTCGGGAACGTGTGGGAGTGGTGCTGGGACCTCTACGATCCCGACACCTACGGCCAGTACCGCATCTTCCGGGGCGGCGGCTTCGCCGATCCAGAACGCTCGGTCGGCTCGACGGTCCGCCGCCGGTCACACCCGACGTTCGCCATCGAGGACCTCGGCTTCCGCGTCGCGCAGTCTGTTATGGCCTGA